In the Bos indicus x Bos taurus breed Angus x Brahman F1 hybrid chromosome 20, Bos_hybrid_MaternalHap_v2.0, whole genome shotgun sequence genome, one interval contains:
- the NKX2-5 gene encoding homeobox protein Nkx-2.5, whose amino-acid sequence MFPSPALTPTPFSVKDILNLEQQQRSLAAGELSARLEATLAPASCMLAAFKPEAYAGPEAAAPGFPELRAELGPAPSPAKCAPAFSAAPAFYPRAYGDPDPAKDHRADKKELCALQKAVELEKPESDSAERPRARRRRKPRVLFSQAQVYELERRFKQQRYLSAPERDQLASVLKLTSTQVKIWFQNRRYKCKRQRQDQTLELVGLPPPPPPPARRIAVPVLVRDGKPCLGDSAPYAPAYGVGLNAYGYNAYPAYPGYGGAACSPGYSCTAAYPAGPPPTQTATAAANNNFVNFGVGDLNAVQSPGIPQGNSGVSTLHGIRAW is encoded by the exons ATGTTCCCCAGCCCCGCGCTCACGCCCACACCGTTCTCGGTCAAAGACATCCTGAACctggagcagcagcagcgcaGCCTGGCCGCCGGGGAGCTCTCGGCGCGCCTGGAGGCCACTCTGGCGCCCGCCTCCTGCATGCTGGCCGCCTTCAAGCCCGAGGCCTACGCGGGGCCGGAGGCCGCGGCGCCCGGCTTCCCTGAGCTGCGCGCAGAGCTGGGCCCCGCGCCCTCGCCCGCCAAGTGCGCGCCTGCCTTCTCAGCCGCCCCCGCCTTCTATCCGCGTGCCTATGGCGACCCCGACCCTGCCAAGGACCATCGAGCCGATAAGAAAG AGCTGTGCGCACTGCAGAAGGCGGTGGAACTGGAGAAGCCAGAGTCGGACAGCGCCGAGCGACCCCGCGCACGACGGCGGAGGAAGCCGCGCGTGCTCTTCTCGCAGGCGCAGGTCTACGAGCTGGAGCGGCGCTTCAAGCAGCAGCGGTACCTGTCGGCTCCCGAGCGCGACCAGCTGGCCAGCGTGCTGAAGCTCACGTCCACGCAGGTCAAGATCTGGTTCCAGAACCGGCGCTACAAGTGCAAGCGACAACGACAAGACCAGACTCTGGAGCTGGTGGGgctgcccccgccgccgccgccgccggcccgCAGGATCGCGGTGCCAGTGCTGGTGCGCGATGGCAAGCCTTGCCTGGGGGACTCGGCGCCCTACGCGCCAGCCTACGGCGTGGGCCTCAACGCCTACGGCTACAACGCCTACCCTGCCTACCCCGGGTACGGGGGCGCGGCTTGCAGCCCCGGCTACAGCTGTACCGCTGCTTACCCGGCCGGGCCGCCACCGACGCAGACGGCCACGGCCGCCGCCAACAACAACTTCGTGAACTTCGGCGTCGGGGACTTGAACGCGGTACAGAGCCCCGGGATTCCGCAGGGCAACTCGGGAGTGTCCACGCTGCACGGCATCCGAGCCTGGTAG